From one Parasteatoda tepidariorum isolate YZ-2023 unplaced genomic scaffold, CAS_Ptep_4.0 HiC_scaffold_4026, whole genome shotgun sequence genomic stretch:
- the LOC107446458 gene encoding uncharacterized protein: protein MTEDLVEKGLKCNKEILKTKIKVLRTVYSKELKKVLNSKKSGTGAEDIYVPKLAWFGLADSFLRPTMKIRSGISNEIPNVTEMEEETAECEEIQSQSPLCETPRRKKTAVERAMEKLDVIVVKCRKREDEFDVFSKQVAVQLRSLPYPMALQMQMEISNMLLSRXPKEQAPQPHLPMMCCKLHWMQTISLFYDFCE from the exons GGATTAAAGTGCAACAAAGAAATTCTTAAGACCAAAATTAAGGTTCTTCGAACTGTGTACTCGAAGGAATTGAAAAAAGTGCTTAACTCCAAGAAGAGCGGGACTGGGGCAGAAGATATATATGTGCCAAAATTAGCCTGGTTTGGTTTAGCAGATAGTTTCCTTCGCCCCACTATGAAAATTCGAAGTGGAATATCTAATGAA atTCCAAATGTCACTGAGATGGAGGAAGAAACAGCTGAATGTGAGGAGATACAGTCTCAGTCTCCCTTATGTGAGActccaagaagaaaaaaaactgctgtTGAACGGGCTATGGAAAAGCTAGATGTCATAGTTGTGAAGTGTAGAAAAAGGGAGGATGAATTTGATGTATTTTCAAAGCAAGTTGCGGTGCAGCTAAGGAGCTTGCCTTATCCAATGGCACTCCAAATGCAAATGGAGATTAGTAACATGCTGTTGAGTAGANTGCCCAAGGAGCAGGCTCCTCAACCGCATCTTCCAATGATGTGCTGCAAATTGCATTGGATGCAAACGATAtctcttttttatgatttttgtgaatga